The Acidaminococcales bacterium genome contains the following window.
TATCCTCAAATCATTGCGGCGCATCAATTTACACAATTCCAAGTGCTCTTCTTTGCCGCACAAACCTCGCTGATATGAGCAATCCATCTCCAATTCCCCCAAATAACTCACCGGCATGATAAAAATTGCATTGCCCGGATCAATACCTGTTCCCCGGACAAGCTATCTTTATATCCTCTCGGCACATTTCCTGCTTCCGGCAACCACGGCATCCATATTCCAATACTCAAAATTCCCAAAACGACCATTCAAGACTACGCCTTGTTCTTTGAAATACTCTCTAATCGCGGCCATATTCGCTCTATGCCTCAAGTCATAAATCACATAAGCGTACTGGAACCGTTTCAGCGTAAAAGATATAATTTCTTCCTCGTTTTGGAGGAACCCAATTTTTTTCAGGCCGTCAGTGAAAGCTTCGCGGAGCTTTACGTCGGGCAACGCCGCGATCGGGTCGCCGCCGCGATAAGTATACTCCATCATATATGTGGCTGTTCCAGGCTGGTGATAATTTTCGCCTAGAAAATCAAGCTTGCTCAAACGGTGGAAAATCACGTCTTTATCGGCAATCATAAAGGCAAAATTATCGCCTGCCCTATCTATGCCAACAGTCGCTGCGGCAATTATAATGTTGTTATAACGAAGCTGTCGCGAGCGTTCCGCTGTTTTCTCATCTATCCCTTTGTACAATCGCGTCAGAACATTTACAGGTATGCAGGACGCCAGCGAATCGCAGGTAAATTGTCTCTCGCCCGCGTTCACTTGCCAACCTGAAACTGTCTTCATAACCGCCGTGACTTCGCGGTTTGTGTGGAGGCTTACCTTGCCGCTCAACTTCCGCGCGAACGAATCGATGAACGCGGCCATGCCGCCTGTTTTCGGATAGGCAAAATAGAGCTGGTGCGTATATCCGTCCACCGTTTCGCCTGCCGCGCTTCGCAGGATATCTTCGTCGGGCGGGCGTGGAATGCGTTCGACCATCTGCGTGTCCATGAAAGCCGGGTCAAATTTCCATATTTTTTCGTTATATGGGCGAAGATACAGGTTAGTAATCCCTTCGCCAAAAGTTTTCAGAAAAAATTGCAGCATATTATCCGCCGCGTAGTCACGATATGGATTATGGATGAAGCCGTCAACGCATTTCACGCGGTCATCGTCCGGCAATTTCGACAGGTCGTTCTCAAACGGGTACTGCACAAAGCGCCCTCGGTGTATGATGCGGTTGGAACGACGCAGTTCATGCTTGTTATCACCTAGCAAATCAAGCATAAAATCAAGTGTTTCCTTGTCCTTAGAGAAGAAAATATGAGGGCCAATATCCACGCGAAGCCCATCGTGCCAAAAGCTGCGGCATAGCCCGCCCGGCTCATCCTCTTTTTCCAGTATATCAATTGACGTGATGTTCGGCTTATCTTGCAGAAAGTACGCCAGAGAAATTCCGGCAAGGCCTCCGCCCAATATGACCAGCTTCATATCGTTTTTCCCATTAGTATTTGTCCTACGGCATCCGATAGATTTTCGCACATCAGATCCGGTTCAACATCATTTTTCCCGTCCGTCAGTGCCATTCCGGTTCTCACTCCTATTGTCTTGCAGCCAGACGCTTGACCTGCCGCGATATCGGCAGTGCTGTCGCCAATCATATATGAGCGAGACAGGTCTATGTTGTATCGTCTTGCCGCTTCAAGCAGCATACCCGGTTTCGGTTTGCGGCAGTCGCAGTCGATTTTGTACTTAGGCACCTCGCCCGCGTAGCCTTTATCCGGGTGATGCGGGCAGAAGAGCAAATCGTCCAAGTACGCTCCCTCTTGTCCAAGCAAAACATCCAATCTTGCGTGAATCGCTTCCAAGCCCTCAAAGCTAACATCGCCTCGCGCGATTACAGCCTGATTCGTCACGCAAATCGCGAGATACGGCGACCTATTCAGCATTCGGACTGCTTCCGCCGCGCCGGGTATGAGACGCAATTGCTCCGGCGAGGTAATAAAACCATTTTCCTCGTTTAGCGTTCCGTCGCGGTCTATAAACACCGCCCGTTGCTTGTTTTTTAGGCACTTTGCCGCAGTGATTCCGCTCTCGATGTCGCGCTCCACGGCGCTAAGACGTTCGGGCGTGCCCATATCCTTGACGTACTCGGTTGATCGGTAAGCGTACACCTTGCCGCTTGTAAGATTCGGGATAATCAAATCGTGCTCCAAGTCGCGTTTGGCCGCCTCGCCTGATGGCAGACTGCCGCCGCTGAAAACATACAGGCCGGAGTTGACCAAGTTCCGCTGTTCGCCGCGCTGTCTGTATTTTTTGGACTTCCATGCGACAACCCTGTTTTCGCCGTCTGTCACGACAATATCGCTGTCGTGCGGGTGGCTGTTCGGGTGAGCGAACAGCGTTATTTCAGCGCCGTGTTCTTTGTGGAACGCGAAAAACCTTGAATAATCCACATCGCAATACACGTCTCCGAACAGTATCAGCGTATCCTCACGCGGCAACAGCGTCAACGCCCCGCCGGTTCCCAGCGGTTCTTTCTCGAAGATGCAGCCGATCCGCGCGCCAAACCTTTTGCCGTCGCCGAAGTGATTGCGAATAACATTGGCTTTATAACCAATAATCAGCGTAATATCGCGGATACCCTGTGTTACCAGCGACTCCACTTGCCACTGCAGCAACGGTTTTCCGCACACCGGCATCATCGGCTTCGGCAAATCCGGAAATAATTGCCCGATGCGAGTGCCTTTGCCCCCGGCGAGGACGGCTGCCTTCACAAAGCTCATAAGAAACGCCTCGCCGCGAGCCTGACCGCTTCATCAGAAGTATATTTCGCGATCCAGCCCGCAGCGTGTATCTTTGACAAGTCGTACTGAAACTTAGGGACATCACCGGGCCAACCGACCGAACCTCCCGTGAACTTATATTCTACGTCCTTCAAGCCCATCTCATCGCACACGATGTCCGCTATGCGTTTGACGGTCGTGGATGTGCCGACCCCGACGTTAAATACGCTTACGCCCGGCTCGTACTTTAGCAGCAGCATTGCGTCAATCAAGTCAGAAACGTAGATATACGGCTTCTCCTGCTTGCCGTCGCCTAGAATTTCAAGCTC
Protein-coding sequences here:
- a CDS encoding HAD-IIIA family hydrolase, whose product is MSFVKAAVLAGGKGTRIGQLFPDLPKPMMPVCGKPLLQWQVESLVTQGIRDITLIIGYKANVIRNHFGDGKRFGARIGCIFEKEPLGTGGALTLLPREDTLILFGDVYCDVDYSRFFAFHKEHGAEITLFAHPNSHPHDSDIVVTDGENRVVAWKSKKYRQRGEQRNLVNSGLYVFSGGSLPSGEAAKRDLEHDLIIPNLTSGKVYAYRSTEYVKDMGTPERLSAVERDIESGITAAKCLKNKQRAVFIDRDGTLNEENGFITSPEQLRLIPGAAEAVRMLNRSPYLAICVTNQAVIARGDVSFEGLEAIHARLDVLLGQEGAYLDDLLFCPHHPDKGYAGEVPKYKIDCDCRKPKPGMLLEAARRYNIDLSRSYMIGDSTADIAAGQASGCKTIGVRTGMALTDGKNDVEPDLMCENLSDAVGQILMGKTI
- a CDS encoding FAD-dependent oxidoreductase, producing MKLVILGGGLAGISLAYFLQDKPNITSIDILEKEDEPGGLCRSFWHDGLRVDIGPHIFFSKDKETLDFMLDLLGDNKHELRRSNRIIHRGRFVQYPFENDLSKLPDDDRVKCVDGFIHNPYRDYAADNMLQFFLKTFGEGITNLYLRPYNEKIWKFDPAFMDTQMVERIPRPPDEDILRSAAGETVDGYTHQLYFAYPKTGGMAAFIDSFARKLSGKVSLHTNREVTAVMKTVSGWQVNAGERQFTCDSLASCIPVNVLTRLYKGIDEKTAERSRQLRYNNIIIAAATVGIDRAGDNFAFMIADKDVIFHRLSKLDFLGENYHQPGTATYMMEYTYRGGDPIAALPDVKLREAFTDGLKKIGFLQNEEEIISFTLKRFQYAYVIYDLRHRANMAAIREYFKEQGVVLNGRFGNFEYWNMDAVVAGSRKCAERI